Proteins encoded together in one bacterium window:
- a CDS encoding DUF2779 domain-containing protein: MSPPDKTAYLSKSLYIRGLQCHKSLYLDRYRPELRGEPTPEIEARWKSGHEVGDFAHMLFPGGVVVPFDRLTKDEQLAKTREEIDRGTKAIYEATFTHDDVFVKADIIVRNHGYWDLYEVKSATSVKEHYWDDVAIQYYVLSGCGLPINKAYLVHINNSYVRDGDIVPEELFVLQDITGIVREKQASIPDTLAEMRAMLRGTMPQIDIGPHCEDPYECDFMDFCWRHIPEDSVFSLRGRGIDRWELYRQGVVKLQDVPLGSLNLMQRMQVEYSLDQKSHADPAKIREFLEKIRYPVCFLDFETFGSAIPRFDGNRPYQQVPFQYSLHRIDAEGEEARHFEYLAQPDVDPRKEIAEKLVSEIPFGACVIAYNMAFEKRVLRELGEFLPKLRKQLNAFSAGMVDLMEPFQRRDIYHWRMNGSYSLKSVLPVLVPGMTYEGLEISDGAMASEAYFTMETIADPAELSRLRKALLEYCRQDTLGLVRLLEKIRAMAAIPNVLPPF, from the coding sequence ATGTCCCCGCCTGACAAGACCGCCTACCTGAGCAAGTCGCTCTACATCCGAGGCCTCCAGTGCCACAAATCCCTGTATCTCGACCGATACCGGCCGGAGCTCCGGGGCGAACCGACACCGGAGATCGAGGCGCGGTGGAAAAGCGGGCATGAGGTCGGCGATTTCGCCCACATGCTGTTCCCCGGCGGCGTGGTCGTACCCTTCGACAGGCTGACGAAGGACGAGCAACTGGCGAAGACCCGCGAGGAGATCGACCGCGGCACGAAGGCCATTTACGAGGCGACCTTCACCCATGACGACGTCTTCGTGAAGGCGGACATCATCGTCCGGAACCACGGCTACTGGGACCTGTACGAGGTGAAGAGCGCCACCTCCGTGAAGGAGCATTACTGGGACGACGTCGCGATACAGTATTACGTTCTCTCCGGCTGCGGGCTCCCCATCAACAAGGCGTACCTCGTGCACATCAACAACAGTTACGTGCGGGACGGGGATATCGTCCCGGAGGAGCTGTTCGTCCTTCAGGACATCACCGGAATCGTCAGGGAGAAGCAGGCGTCCATCCCCGACACGCTTGCCGAGATGCGGGCGATGCTCCGGGGAACGATGCCGCAGATCGACATCGGGCCCCACTGTGAGGATCCGTACGAGTGCGACTTCATGGATTTCTGCTGGCGGCACATCCCCGAGGATTCGGTCTTTTCCCTGCGTGGCCGCGGGATCGACCGGTGGGAGCTGTACCGGCAGGGGGTCGTCAAGCTGCAGGATGTCCCGCTCGGTTCCCTCAACCTGATGCAGAGAATGCAGGTCGAGTATTCCCTGGATCAGAAGTCCCACGCGGACCCCGCGAAGATCCGGGAGTTCCTGGAAAAGATCCGGTACCCGGTCTGCTTCCTCGACTTCGAGACGTTCGGCTCGGCCATCCCGCGGTTCGACGGAAACCGGCCGTACCAGCAGGTGCCGTTTCAATACTCCCTGCACCGCATCGACGCGGAAGGGGAGGAGGCAAGGCACTTCGAATACCTCGCGCAGCCCGACGTGGATCCCCGGAAGGAGATCGCGGAAAAGCTGGTGAGCGAGATTCCCTTCGGTGCGTGCGTGATCGCCTACAACATGGCCTTCGAAAAACGGGTGCTGAGGGAGTTGGGCGAGTTCCTGCCGAAGCTCCGGAAGCAACTGAACGCTTTCTCCGCGGGGATGGTCGACCTGATGGAGCCGTTCCAGAGGCGGGACATCTACCACTGGCGGATGAACGGTTCGTACTCGCTGAAATCCGTCCTGCCGGTCCTCGTGCCCGGGATGACGTACGAAGGCCTGGAGATCAGCGACGGGGCGATGGCGTCGGAGGCGTATTTCACCATGGAAACCATTGCGGACCCTGCGGAGCTGTCCAGGCTGCGCAAGGCGTTGCTGGAATATTGCAGGCAGGACACCCTGGGGCTCGTGCGTCTGCTGGAGAAGATTCGGGCCATGGCGGCAATTCCGAACGTTCTGCCACCATTTTGA
- a CDS encoding CDP-alcohol phosphatidyltransferase family protein, with amino-acid sequence MSMIRSFVLADFITLANAGFGMAAIFLCLNHVTDSRTDNFWAVFFLLPLALVCDVLDGFVAHRLKRQSFLGADLDSLSDIVSFGVAPAVLGFALGLQGMWDALILIYFVSCGISRLARFNATAEALSDGTGKVKYYEGTPIPASIIIVIILGIAFWQGRIDHLLPFGSIRIGPWIFHPFSLLYAASGSAMISTFRIPKP; translated from the coding sequence ATGTCCATGATCAGGTCCTTTGTCCTGGCGGACTTTATCACCTTGGCAAATGCAGGCTTCGGAATGGCCGCCATCTTTCTGTGCCTGAATCATGTTACCGATTCCCGTACCGATAACTTCTGGGCAGTCTTTTTCCTCCTCCCTCTCGCGCTTGTCTGTGACGTTCTCGATGGGTTCGTGGCTCACCGTCTGAAGCGGCAATCGTTTCTTGGTGCCGATCTCGATTCACTGTCCGATATTGTTTCCTTCGGCGTTGCGCCCGCTGTCCTGGGATTTGCATTGGGACTGCAAGGCATGTGGGATGCACTGATTTTAATCTATTTCGTGAGTTGCGGAATCAGCCGACTTGCAAGATTCAATGCGACCGCGGAGGCGCTTTCCGACGGGACAGGAAAGGTGAAATATTACGAAGGGACTCCCATCCCTGCCAGCATCATCATTGTGATCATTCTTGGCATCGCCTTTTGGCAGGGCAGGATCGATCATCTCCTCCCCTTTGGATCCATTCGGATAGGGCCATGGATATTTCACCCTTTTTCACTCCTTTATGCGGCGAGCGGAAGTGCGATGATCAGCACCTTCCGCATCCCGAAACCTTGA
- a CDS encoding 4a-hydroxytetrahydrobiopterin dehydratase, which yields MELSEKQCVPCHGGVPALGAEEAGRLVAQVPGWTLEAEAKGIRREFKFRSFAEAMKFARQVGELAEAYGHHPDLSIGWGYCTVRFRTHSIKGLHENDFIMAAKVSRLLPS from the coding sequence ATGGAACTTTCGGAGAAACAGTGCGTTCCGTGCCATGGAGGAGTTCCGGCCCTGGGAGCCGAGGAGGCGGGAAGGCTGGTTGCCCAGGTTCCCGGTTGGACGCTCGAAGCGGAGGCGAAAGGAATCCGCCGGGAATTCAAGTTCCGGAGTTTTGCGGAGGCGATGAAGTTCGCCCGGCAGGTCGGAGAACTCGCGGAGGCCTATGGGCATCATCCGGACCTGTCCATCGGGTGGGGGTATTGCACGGTGCGGTTCCGGACCCACTCGATCAAGGGTTTGCACGAAAACGATTTCATCATGGCGGCCAAGGTGAGCCGCCTGCTCCCCTCGTAG
- a CDS encoding M1 family aminopeptidase — protein sequence MAFRLFAGFLTLSFGAAAPAWADPGSGTPPHHELLLVLSPEDARLQAVDTLTLPPEDRFPPELSLSLSPNARVSSVFSGGAELPFRHRNGVLSVNTGTAPPGGARVVRIAYEGTFREMPPGNPMNMDDPSFGVAATISPKGIFLGIDAEWYPDLPGGNSTFRVRVEAPAGYEAVTAGTRILRETSGGKSISEWDARHPLRGLSLSAGRYVVRDRFVDNVLLSTYFFPGNDPLAEKYLDAVGRYLKLYRELLGPYPFGKFAVVENFFPTGYGFPSWTLLGSTVIALPFIIDTSLGHEIAHSWWGNGVFVDPKDGNWSEGLTTYVADYLYKENASAAMGREYRLKILRDYTTLVPPGSDFPVERFSGRSDPATQAVGYGKAAMIFHMARREIGDEAFWNGLRNVVRTGMFRSASWTDFARELGAAAGRDMGPFFREWIGKAGAPSLSLSDVREETSGTAWRISGRVKQRPPYYSFKVPLRVETSGKPVDVPVSMDGEFASFTVTTTDRPVALRLDPDVDLFRRLDPREIPPTVNGIRGSDNLAVVVTRGFPPESMEAAKILLSAMGKEHAPLLREEELFPDSLEGHDVLFLGVPSGKGFLPEALPGNISLAQDRFLLEGTAYSAAGDALFAVFPRPADPGRVAAVFLPLSPSAVAAVGRKIPHYGKYSYLVFTDGENRSKGTWEPADSPVVHRFGKN from the coding sequence ATGGCATTCCGGCTCTTCGCGGGATTCCTGACGCTCTCCTTCGGTGCGGCCGCACCGGCATGGGCGGATCCGGGGAGCGGCACACCGCCTCACCACGAACTTCTCCTCGTCCTCTCTCCGGAAGATGCCCGACTCCAGGCCGTCGACACCTTGACGCTTCCGCCGGAAGACCGCTTCCCTCCGGAGCTCTCCCTGTCCCTTTCCCCAAATGCCCGGGTTTCTTCCGTATTCTCGGGAGGAGCGGAGCTTCCGTTCCGCCATCGGAACGGAGTACTTTCCGTCAATACCGGAACCGCTCCCCCTGGAGGGGCGAGAGTCGTGCGCATCGCGTACGAGGGAACATTCCGGGAGATGCCCCCCGGGAATCCCATGAACATGGACGATCCCTCCTTCGGCGTGGCGGCGACGATCTCCCCGAAGGGGATCTTCCTCGGCATCGACGCCGAGTGGTACCCGGATCTTCCCGGAGGAAATTCCACGTTCCGCGTTCGCGTCGAGGCCCCCGCGGGGTACGAGGCGGTTACGGCGGGTACGCGGATCCTCCGGGAGACCTCCGGCGGCAAATCGATATCCGAATGGGATGCCCGCCACCCCCTTCGCGGCCTTTCCTTGTCCGCAGGCCGGTACGTCGTACGCGACCGGTTCGTCGACAACGTCCTTCTTTCGACCTATTTCTTCCCCGGGAATGACCCCCTCGCCGAAAAATATCTCGACGCCGTCGGGCGGTACCTGAAACTTTATCGGGAACTTCTCGGGCCGTACCCGTTCGGAAAATTCGCCGTGGTGGAGAACTTCTTCCCCACCGGATACGGATTCCCTTCCTGGACCCTTCTCGGCAGCACGGTCATCGCCCTCCCTTTCATCATCGATACGAGCCTCGGGCACGAGATCGCCCACTCGTGGTGGGGGAACGGCGTTTTCGTGGATCCCAAAGACGGGAACTGGTCCGAGGGGTTGACGACGTACGTCGCCGACTATTTGTACAAGGAGAACGCCTCCGCGGCGATGGGGCGGGAATACCGCCTGAAGATCCTGCGCGATTACACCACCCTGGTGCCTCCCGGGAGCGACTTCCCCGTCGAACGGTTTTCCGGCAGATCCGATCCCGCCACCCAGGCGGTAGGGTACGGGAAAGCGGCGATGATCTTCCACATGGCGCGGCGGGAGATCGGCGACGAAGCATTCTGGAACGGGTTGCGGAACGTGGTCCGGACGGGGATGTTCCGTTCCGCTTCCTGGACCGACTTCGCCCGGGAACTCGGCGCGGCGGCGGGCAGGGACATGGGCCCCTTCTTCCGGGAGTGGATCGGCAAGGCAGGAGCGCCCTCGCTTTCCCTTTCGGACGTGCGGGAGGAGACGTCGGGAACGGCCTGGAGGATTTCCGGGCGCGTCAAGCAGCGGCCGCCGTACTACTCGTTCAAGGTGCCCCTGCGGGTAGAGACCTCCGGAAAACCGGTCGATGTTCCCGTGTCGATGGACGGAGAGTTCGCTTCGTTCACGGTAACGACAACCGACCGTCCGGTCGCTCTTCGACTGGATCCCGACGTAGATCTCTTCCGGCGGCTGGACCCACGGGAGATCCCTCCGACCGTGAACGGCATCCGCGGCTCGGACAACCTCGCCGTGGTAGTCACGCGCGGATTCCCGCCCGAATCGATGGAAGCGGCGAAGATTCTTCTGTCCGCCATGGGGAAGGAGCATGCGCCGCTGCTTCGGGAAGAAGAGTTATTCCCGGATTCCCTCGAAGGACACGACGTGCTCTTCCTGGGGGTTCCGTCGGGGAAGGGATTCCTTCCGGAAGCGCTGCCGGGGAATATTTCTCTCGCGCAGGATCGGTTCCTCCTGGAGGGTACGGCCTACTCCGCGGCGGGAGACGCCCTCTTCGCGGTTTTCCCCCGTCCCGCCGACCCGGGGAGGGTGGCGGCGGTCTTCCTCCCGCTATCGCCTTCGGCGGTGGCTGCCGTGGGAAGGAAGATTCCGCACTACGGGAAATACAGTTACCTCGTCTTCACGGACGGCGAAAACAGAAGCAAGGGTACGTGGGAACCCGCCGACTCTCCGGTGGTCCACCGGTTTGGAAAGAATTAA
- a CDS encoding fatty acid cis/trans isomerase, producing MKIPTRTIHYLGEVKPLLEKRCTVCHSCYNSPCQLKLDSYEGADRGATKKAVYNATRLKTMDPTRLFTDANNTAEWRKKSFFSVTESSAGDGFNDSMMLQLLDHKRKNPKSSGDYYPEADDLTCSENGSELAAYLEKHPNNGMPFGFPPLKQEEFDLVAGWLYQGAKGPTPAEQSVLEASKPEDAAEIRKWEMFFNQDDPKHAMTARYVYEHLFLAHIKFGTSTNEFFELVRSRTPPGEPMALVATVRPYDDPGVPAVYYRFRKIHSTIVQKTHMVYELDDARMRRFKELFIEPEWLQEPHLVGFDPKTSANPFKAFEQIPPRSRYMFLLDSAHYIIMTFIHGPVCKGQIALNVINDHFWVMFLDPDHDLSVRYPGFLKLHGDRLAMPIEKGSDPGLFSTLANGHKKLAIEYYKARQDTYAALNYGGLGYDAIWKGNRASDAPFLTVYRHFESASVHKGALGNLPKTLWVIDYPLLERVYYALVAGFDVYGTVGHQLVERLYMDRLRIEGESYFLDFLPRETRKGIMQSWYLDTDLEKMDYYQGALPSGIRFATPDPKREFVEHVITSEINKETAITFDKINYMKSGEDYPAIPPKYEAPEDYLQGFRAISRPGTPFVALVNDHNANLAYMRIRLKNGKDFVATVVVNRWHNNVAFLLGEEKRLNPLKDSVDFIPGMIGSYPNFFFDIHQDDIPDFIDLINSFDAGKKSMERLAKYGINRSDDRFWETYDWFQKRLNEEEPVSGGLLDLNRYFHKAN from the coding sequence GTGAAAATTCCCACGCGGACAATCCATTATCTCGGGGAAGTAAAGCCCCTGCTGGAGAAACGATGCACGGTCTGCCACTCGTGCTACAACTCTCCCTGCCAACTCAAGCTGGACTCGTATGAAGGGGCGGACCGGGGAGCCACGAAAAAAGCCGTCTATAACGCCACCCGCCTGAAGACGATGGATCCCACCCGCCTGTTCACCGACGCAAACAACACCGCGGAGTGGCGGAAAAAAAGCTTTTTCAGCGTGACGGAAAGTTCGGCCGGCGATGGTTTCAACGACTCGATGATGCTTCAACTCCTGGACCACAAGAGGAAGAATCCCAAGAGCTCCGGCGACTATTACCCGGAAGCGGATGACCTGACCTGTTCGGAAAATGGAAGCGAACTCGCGGCATATCTTGAAAAGCATCCGAACAACGGGATGCCTTTCGGCTTCCCCCCCCTGAAGCAGGAGGAATTCGACCTCGTGGCCGGGTGGCTGTACCAGGGGGCGAAGGGACCGACTCCTGCCGAGCAGAGTGTCCTGGAGGCTTCGAAGCCGGAAGACGCCGCGGAAATACGGAAGTGGGAGATGTTCTTCAATCAGGACGACCCCAAGCACGCGATGACGGCCCGCTACGTCTACGAGCACCTGTTCCTTGCGCACATAAAATTCGGCACATCCACGAACGAATTCTTCGAGCTGGTCCGCTCCAGGACTCCGCCCGGCGAACCGATGGCCCTCGTGGCAACCGTCCGTCCGTATGACGACCCCGGCGTCCCTGCCGTCTATTATCGCTTCCGGAAGATCCACTCGACGATCGTGCAGAAGACGCACATGGTCTACGAGCTCGACGATGCCAGGATGCGTCGCTTCAAGGAGCTTTTCATCGAACCGGAGTGGCTCCAGGAACCCCACCTCGTGGGATTCGATCCCAAGACCAGCGCCAATCCGTTCAAGGCATTCGAACAGATCCCTCCACGTTCAAGGTACATGTTCCTCCTGGACAGCGCCCACTACATCATCATGACCTTCATCCACGGCCCCGTCTGCAAGGGCCAGATCGCCCTGAATGTCATAAACGATCACTTCTGGGTCATGTTCCTGGATCCGGATCACGACCTTTCCGTACGCTACCCCGGCTTCCTGAAGCTTCACGGCGACAGGCTCGCCATGCCGATCGAGAAGGGGAGCGACCCCGGGCTGTTCTCCACCCTGGCGAATGGGCACAAGAAGCTCGCGATCGAATATTACAAGGCCCGGCAGGATACCTACGCTGCGTTGAATTACGGGGGGCTCGGTTACGACGCGATCTGGAAGGGGAACCGTGCATCCGATGCGCCGTTCCTGACGGTCTACCGTCATTTCGAAAGCGCTTCCGTGCACAAGGGAGCGTTGGGGAATCTGCCCAAGACCCTCTGGGTGATCGATTACCCGCTCCTGGAACGTGTCTACTATGCGCTCGTCGCCGGGTTCGATGTCTACGGGACGGTCGGACACCAACTGGTCGAAAGGCTCTACATGGACAGGCTCCGGATCGAGGGGGAAAGCTATTTCCTCGATTTTCTCCCACGGGAAACGCGGAAAGGGATCATGCAGTCGTGGTACCTGGATACGGATCTGGAGAAGATGGACTATTACCAGGGCGCACTCCCCTCGGGAATCCGCTTTGCGACACCCGACCCCAAGCGCGAGTTTGTCGAACACGTTATTACGAGTGAGATCAACAAGGAAACGGCGATCACGTTTGACAAAATCAACTACATGAAATCCGGTGAAGATTACCCGGCAATCCCTCCGAAATATGAAGCCCCCGAGGATTACCTGCAAGGATTTCGGGCCATTTCACGCCCGGGGACGCCGTTTGTCGCCCTCGTCAACGACCATAACGCCAACCTTGCCTATATGAGGATACGCCTCAAGAATGGGAAGGATTTCGTCGCCACGGTCGTTGTAAATCGCTGGCATAACAATGTGGCCTTCCTGTTGGGGGAGGAGAAACGTTTGAATCCCTTAAAGGATAGCGTAGATTTTATCCCGGGAATGATCGGTTCCTATCCGAATTTCTTTTTCGATATCCACCAGGACGATATCCCCGACTTTATCGACTTGATCAATTCCTTTGACGCCGGCAAAAAAAGCATGGAAAGACTGGCGAAATATGGAATTAACCGTTCCGATGACAGATTTTGGGAAACCTATGACTGGTTTCAGAAAAGATTGAACGAGGAGGAACCTGTCAGCGGGGGACTGCTCGACCTGAACCGGTACTTTCATAAAGCGAACTAA